The sequence below is a genomic window from Dyadobacter chenwenxiniae.
TGTTTTGAACGAGTTCTGCTTTCTGGCACGAACAAGAAGCGAAAAAAACTAAATTGCAGACTTAATCGCCCTCAAATGATCGCTAAGTTCTTCCAAAATATCGTTGAAACATTGTCCCGAAACCCGTGGGTTGCCTGGTTCTGGACCTTCCTGATCTTGCTAGCCTGCACATGGCCGGGAAAAGATATTCCTTCCGCACCGATCGCCGGTTTTGATAAGGTCGTTCATGCAGGACTCTTTATCGTTTGGATCACTTTATGGACGCTGGTATATCCAAAAAAAGCAGCACTGTTCGTGCTGCTTGGAATGGCTTACGGATTAGGTTTGGAATTTTACCAGCAGCTCCTGCCCTTCGACCGCACGTTTGACTGGTGGGATGCCGTTGCAGATGCTGCTGGTGTGTTAATCGGATTTGCGTTCAAATTACTGGTCACTGACCGTTACCGCCACCGTTTGTATTGATTGATCAGGCCGTTGGTCGAACTATCGTGGTTTGAAACAGGCCAGTCATTTTGAAGTTCAGGGTATATTTTGTTCGCAAGCTGCTTGCCTAGCTCTACACCCCACTGATCGAAGCTGAAAATGTTCCAGATAATGCCCTGTACGAAAATCTTGTGCTCATACATGGCAATGAGGCTTCCCAAGGTCTTTGGTGTGATTTTCTTCACCAAAATAGAGTTCGTCGGGCGATTGCCTGAAAACACTTTGAACGGTGTTAGAAATTCTATCTCCTCTTTTGACTTCTTCGCAGCCACTAATTCAGCTTTCACTTCCTCTTCGGTCTTGCCATTCATTAATGCTTCTGTCTGTGCAAAAAAGTTGGACAAAAGCATTTTATGATGCTCGCCCAGCGGATTATGGCTTGTTGCCGGCGCAATAAAATCGCAGGGAATCAGCTTTGTTCCCTGGTGAATCAATTGATAAAATGCGTGCTGACCATTGGTTCCGGGCTCGCCCCAGATCACCGGACCGGTTTGGTAACCAACAGGTTTTCCGTCTCTGCCGGTGCTCTTGCCGTTGCTCTCCATATCTCCCTGCTGGAAGTAAGCCGCGAAACGGTGCAAATACTGGTCATAAGGCAAAATTGCCTGTGTTTGCGCATCAAAGAAATCGTTGTACCAAACGCCGAGCAACGCAAGAATGACCGGAATATTCCTTTCAAATTTGGTTGTCCTGAAATGCTTGTCCATTTCATGCGCGCCGGCAAGCAGCTGTTCAAAGTTCTGGAAACCCACAAAACAAGCGATAGAAAGCCCGATTGCCGACCATAGCGAATAACGACCGCCAACCCAATCCCAAAAACCGAACATATTTTCCGGATCAATCCCGAATTTTTCAACTTCGGCCTGATTTGTAGAAATGGCAACAAAGTGCTTTTTCACATGCTCTTTATCGCTCGCCTTTTCCAAAAACCAGGAACGGGCACTGTGCGCGTTGGTCATCGTTTCCTGGGTGGTGAACGTTTTGGAGGCGATCATAAACA
It includes:
- a CDS encoding VanZ family protein encodes the protein MIAKFFQNIVETLSRNPWVAWFWTFLILLACTWPGKDIPSAPIAGFDKVVHAGLFIVWITLWTLVYPKKAALFVLLGMAYGLGLEFYQQLLPFDRTFDWWDAVADAAGVLIGFAFKLLVTDRYRHRLY
- the pgi gene encoding glucose-6-phosphate isomerase translates to MLKTVPFDQLAAYKKLKTHHKTISQKHLKALFEEDADRHKKFSIRFGDIFLDYSKNRITTRTRSYLVQLAEEAGLADAIEQMFTGEKINATEGRSVLHVALRNRSNEPVLSDGKDVMPDVNAVLGKMKEFSGKVRSGTWKGYSGKEITDIVNIGIGGSDLGPVMVTEALKAYGKPGLNVHFVSNVDGTHIAETTKLLNPETTLFMIASKTFTTQETMTNAHSARSWFLEKASDKEHVKKHFVAISTNQAEVEKFGIDPENMFGFWDWVGGRYSLWSAIGLSIACFVGFQNFEQLLAGAHEMDKHFRTTKFERNIPVILALLGVWYNDFFDAQTQAILPYDQYLHRFAAYFQQGDMESNGKSTGRDGKPVGYQTGPVIWGEPGTNGQHAFYQLIHQGTKLIPCDFIAPATSHNPLGEHHKMLLSNFFAQTEALMNGKTEEEVKAELVAAKKSKEEIEFLTPFKVFSGNRPTNSILVKKITPKTLGSLIAMYEHKIFVQGIIWNIFSFDQWGVELGKQLANKIYPELQNDWPVSNHDSSTNGLINQYKRWR